A region from the Papio anubis isolate 15944 chromosome 6, Panubis1.0, whole genome shotgun sequence genome encodes:
- the MYCT1 gene encoding myc target protein 1 gives MANNTTSLGSPWPGNFWEDLIMSFTVSMAIGLVLGGFIWAVFICLSRRRRASAPISQWSSSRRSRSSYSHGLNRTGFYRHSGCERRSNLSLASLTFQRQASLEQANSFPRKSSFRASTFHPFLQCPPLPVETESQLVTLPSSSISPTISTSHSLSRPDYWSSNSLRVGLSTPPPPAYESIIKAFPDS, from the exons ATGGCTAATAACACAACAAGTTTAGGGAGTCCATGGCCAGGAAACTTTTGGG AGGACCTTATCATGTCCTTCACCGTATCCATGGCAATCGGGCTGGTACTTGGAGGATTTATTTGGGCTGTGTTCATTTGTCTGTCTCGAAGAAGAAGAGCCAGTGCTCCCATCTCACAGTGGAGTTCAAGCAGGAGATCTAGGTCTTCTTACTCCCATGGCCTCAACAGAACTGGATTTTACCGCCACAGTGGTTGTGAACGTCGCAGCAACCTCAGCCTGGCCAGTCTCACTTTCCAGCGACAAGCTTCCCTGGAACAAGCAAATTCCTTTCCAAGAAAATCAAGTTTCAGAGCTTCTACTTTCCATCCCTTTCTGCAATGTCCACCACTTCCTGTGGAAACTGAGAGTCAGCTGGTGACTCTCCCTTCTTCCAGTATCTCTCCCACCATCAGCACTTCCCACAGTCTGAGCCGTCCTGATTACTGGTCCAGTAACAGTCTTCGAGTGGGCCTTTCAACACCGCCCCCACCTGCCTATGAGTCCATCATCAAGGCGTTCCCAGATTCCTGA